Proteins encoded in a region of the Raphanus sativus cultivar WK10039 chromosome 8, ASM80110v3, whole genome shotgun sequence genome:
- the LOC108819136 gene encoding UDP-N-acetylglucosamine transporter UGNT1 gives MRNPVLPVSDPPLSGENDTSDGKGVDDRLFKGSAMTKRGAYAALSYMACAVMLVLFNKAALSSYQFPCVNVITLFQMVSSTFFLYSLRRKKIISFAAADSFSGSASAFVPLKTLFHTLPLSISYLMYMLASMASVRGVNVPMYTTLRRTTVAFTMVIEYMLTGQRYTRSIIGSVGVIIFGAFFAGARDLSFDFYGYAIVFLANITTAVYLATIARIGKSSGLNSFGLMWCNGIICGPILMIWTFMSGDLEKTISFPYLFSPGFLVVLLCSCVLAFFLNYSIFLNTTLNSALTQTICGNMKDLFTVGLGWMVFGGLPFDLMNVIGQFLGFLGSGLYAYYKIIGK, from the exons ATGAGGAATCCTGTTCTTCCTGTTTCCGATCCTCCTCTCTCCGGAGAGAATGATACCTCCGACGGCAAAGGCGTCGACGATCGCCTCTTCAAAGGATCCGCCATGACCAAACGCGGCGCTTACGCTGCTCTCTCTTACATGGCCTGTGCTG TGATGCTTGTGCTGTTCAATAAAGCGGCTCTCTCTTCGTATCAGTTCCCGTGTGTTAATGTTATCACACTCTTTCAG ATGGTGTCATCTACCTTCTTTCTATATTCATTGAGGCGCAAGAAGATCATCTCTTTCGCAGCGGCTGATTCCTTTTCTGGTAGTGCCTCAGCTTTTGTGCCGTTGAAGACGTTGTTTCACACGCTTCCTCTATCAATATCCTATCTTATGTACATG CTAGCTTCTATGGCGTCTGTCAGAGGGGTTAATGTTCCCATGTACACCACGCTTAGGCGTACCACTGTGGCGTTTACCATGGTGATTGAGTATATGCTCACTGGTCAGAGATATACTCGGTCTATCATTGGAAG TGTTGGCGTTATCATCTTTGGCGCATTTTTCGCTGGAGCGAGGGACTTGTCATTCGACTTTTATGGATATGCTATTGTCTTCTTAGCCAACATAACAACAGCAGTGTATCTAGCAACTATAGCCCGGATTG GGAAATCAAGTGGCTTGAATAGCTTTGGCCTTATGTGGTGCAATG GTATCATATGCGGACCTATATTGATGATCTGGACGTTTATGAGTGGTGACTTGGAGAAGACAATTAGCTTTCCTTACCTCTTTTCTCCTGGTTTCTTG GTTGTGTTACTCTGCTCGTGTGTGCTGGCTTTCTTCTTAAACTACAGCATTTTTCTTAACACCACTCTCAACTCGGCTCTCACTCAGACAATTTGTGGCAATATGAAG GATTTATTTACGGTTGGGCTAGGCTGGATGGTCTTTGGTGGACTCCCATTCGACCTG ATGAATGTGATTGGGCAGTTTCTTGGTTTCTTAGGCTCTGGTTTATATGCATATTATAAGATCATTGGGAAGTAA
- the LOC108822579 gene encoding protein WVD2-like 5 isoform X2 yields the protein MDAEVILVADGAEPALVNGGLTMENGVTSCETMDTTSESQNENSGDSSTLDATEHSKEVAAAGKGTQVESVDEPKSIKGQKAQRKLKHEKLLSGKNVPSVHIKMKRENKGADAKVEVASNGSVAPNAHTTKSLKSTSVNGREAELTEHGKQESAPAESATGDKVKAKPQKKQVHETSDDDTQSSSNPQADDGKPRKVGALPNYGFSFKCDQRAEKRREFYVKLEEKTHAKEEEINNMQAKSKEAQEAELRKLRKSLNFKATPMPSFYQDPQPPKTELKKIPPTRPKSPKLGRKKTDSEETQTPRLGRLSLDEKASKGNSTSKGIVPTFDHKKQPLRKSLPRLPSQKTALPDGKAATTSAKVKPERKRPGKDAETSNQSSHLTEEEAQVTVASSNANAEGSDEIVSPRIDEERAESIEVSEAVAVEH from the exons ATGGATGCTGAAGTTATCTTAGTTGCTGATGGGGCTGAACCTGCTCTTGTAAATGGTGGTTTAACAATGGAAAATGGTGTTACTTCTTGCGAAACCATGGATACTACTTCAGAAAGTCAGAATGAGAATTCAGGAGATAGTTCCACTTTGGATGCAACTGAACACTCCAAAGAGGTTGCAGCTGCG GGTAAGGGTACACAAGTTGAAAGTGTAGATGAACCGAAGAGTATTAAAGGCCAAAAGGCTCAACGGAAGCTGAAGCATGAGAAACTCTTAAGTGGTAAAAATGTTCCATCGGTTCATATCAAAATGAAGAGAGAGAACAAAGGTGCAGATGCTAAAGTGGAAGTAGCATCAAATGGTTCGGTTGCTCCTAATGCTCACACAACAAAGTCTTTAAAGAGCACATCAGTCAATGGTAGAGAAGCTGAACTCACTGAG CATGGAAAGCAAGAATCTGCACCTGCTGAAAGCGCCACAGG GGACAAGGTGAAAGCAAAGCCTCAGAAGAAACAAGTCCATGAAACATCTGACGATGATACTCAGTCTTCTTCTAA CCCGCAAGCAGACGATGGCAAACCTCGAAAAGTTGGTGCACTTCCAAATTATGGGTTCAGTTTCAAATGTGACCAACGTGctgaaaagagaagagag TTCTATGTTAAGCTTGAGGAAAAGACTCACGCGAAAGAAGAGGAGATTAATAACATGCAAGCCAAGTCCAAG GAAGCACAAGAAGCTGAGCTTAGGAAGCTAAGAAAGAGCTTGAACTTCAAAGCCACACCTATGCCTAGCTTTTATCAAGATCCTCAGCCTCCTAAAACAGAGTTAAAGAAG ATACCACCAACAAGACCAAAATCTCCAAAACTTGGACGAAAGAAGACTGATTCTGAAGAAACTCAAACTCCTCGCTTAGGTAGACTGAGCCTAGATGAGAAAGCTTCTAAAGGTAACTCAACTTCCAAGGGTATTGTGCCAACATTTGATCACAAGAAGCAACCGTTGCGCAAGTCGCTTCCAAGATTGCCATCTCAGAAAACAGCTCTCCCCGATGGAAAAGCCGCAACAACATCAGCAAAGGTGAAACCTGAAAGAAAGAGACCTGGAAAAGATGCAGAAACTTCAAACCAGTCTTCCCATCTCACAGAAGAGGAAGCACAAGTGACTGTAGCATCTTCTAATGCTAATGCAGAAGGCTCAGATGAGATTGTATCTCCAAGGATAGATGAAGAAAGAGCTGAGTCCATTGAGGTATCTGAAGCGGTTGCTGTTGAGCACTGA
- the LOC108822578 gene encoding G-type lectin S-receptor-like serine/threonine-protein kinase SD2-5: MRGLFFLFFFLTCLAFFPDPLHGGVPYNGSIAPGFEGSQMNYINNDGILLESVNKDFGFGFVTTPASVTLFTLSVVHRRSSRLIWSANRAFPVSNSDNLQFQDNGNVVLRSEERGSDVWRLDNSGKNASRIELRDSGNLVVVSADGASIWESFDHPTDTLITSQVFKEGMKLTSNASSLSNMTYVLEIKSGDMFLSVNSSTPQVYWSMGSDSGRIPDKNGGVVTSSSLLGNSWRFFGEKQALLWRFLITDNRDDNGTWIAVLGNNGVISFTSLGSGVSAADSSTKIPSDQCATPEPCDPYYVCSGSKVCECVSGLSRSRSACNTGITSPCKKTENNAALSVKLVKAGDRVDYFALGFASPFSKNTNLDSCKEFCNSNCSCLGLFFQNSSGNCFLFDWIGSFKTSGNGGSGFVSYIKVATNGERGGDKGEDDGKHFPYIVIIVLVTVLIIGVLIFVAFRILRRKKTPLDDDQDQEQSSDEDNFLDNLSGMPIRFTYKDLQSATNNFSVKLGQGGFGSVYEGSLPDGSRLAVKKLEGIGQGKKEFRAEVSIIGSIHHLHLVRLRGFCAEGAHRLLAYEFLAKGSLERWIFRRRDGDIPLDWDTRFNIAVGTAKGLAYLHEDCDARIIHCDIKPENILLDDNFNAKVSDFGLAKLMTREQSHVFTTMRGTRGYLAPEWITNYAISEKSDVYSYGMVLLELIGGRKNYDPSESSEKCHFPSYAFKMMEEGKLLEIVDGKMENVDVDDERVQRAMKTALWCIQEDMHLRPSMSKVVQMLEGVFPVVQPPSSSTLGSRLYSSFFKSISEEGGGTSSGPSDCNSDNYISAVRLSGQR, translated from the coding sequence ATGAGAGgcctcttcttcttgttcttcttcttaacATGTCTAGCTTTCTTCCCTGATCCTCTACACGGAGGTGTACCGTACAACGGAAGCATCGCTCCAGGGTTCGAAGGGTCTCAGATGAATTACATCAACAACGACGGTATCTTACTCGAATCCGTCAACAAAGACTTCGGTTTCGGTTTCGTAACCACACCAGCTTCCGTCACTCTGTTCACTCTCAGCGTCGTCCACAGAAGAAGCTCTAGACTGATCTGGTCGGCGAACAGAGCTTTCCCTGTTTCAAATTCCGACAACCTTCAGTTCCAAGACAACGGGAATGTGGTGCTGCGTAGTGAAGAACGAGGATCAGATGTTTGGAGATTGGATAATTCAGGCAAAAACGCTTCAAGAATCGAGCTCCGTGACTCCGGAAACCTCGTTGTTGTTTCCGCCGACGGAGCTTCGATATGGGAGAGCTTTGATCATCCTACTGATACGCTTATCACGAGTCAAGTCTTTAAAGAAGGCATGAAGCTCACTAGCAATGCTTCTTCTTTGAGCAACATGACTTATGTtcttgagatcaagtcaggagaTATGTTTCTGTCTGTGAACAGCTCGACACCTCAAGTGTATTGGTCCATGGGAAGTGATAGCGGGAGGATCCCTGACAAAAACGGTGGTGTAGTGACATCATCGTCTCTACTTGGGAACTCGTGGAGGTTCTTTGGTGAGAAACAAGCTTTGTTATGGCGGTTTTTGATTACAGACAATAGAGATGATAACGGTACTTGGATAGCGGTTTTGGGAAACAACGGTGTGATCTCCTTTACAAGTCTTGGAAGTGGTGTGTCTGCGGCTGATTCTTCCACTAAAATCCCAAGCGATCAGTGTGCGACCCCCGAGCCTTGTGACCCTTACTACGTCTGCTCTGGTAGTAAAGTCTGTGAATGTGTGTCAGGGTTGTCAAGGTCTAGGTCAGCTTGTAATACCGGGATCACTTCTCCTTGTAAGAAGACTGAGAACAATGCAGCGTTGTCTGTGAAACTTGTAAAAGCTGGAGACAGGGTTGACTATTTCGCTCTAGGGTTTGCTTCTCCCTTCTCTAAGAATACTAATCTTGACAGCTGTAAAGAGTTCTGCAACAGCAACTGCTCGTGCCTCGGTCTTTTCTTTCAGAACAGCTCTGGTAACtgcttcttgtttgattggatTGGGAGCTTTAAAACATCTGGAAATGGAGGATCTGGTTTTGTCTCTTACATCAAGGTGGCTACTAATGGTGAGAGAGGTGGAGATAAGGGAGAAGATGATGGGAAACATTTTCCATATATAGTAATCATTGTCTTGGTGACGGTTTTGATCATCGGTGTTTTGATCTTTGTGGCGTTTCGGATTCTTAGGAGAAAGAAAACACCTTTGGATGATGATCAAGATCAAGAACAGAGTTCAGATGAGGATAACTTCTTGGATAATCTATCTGGTATGCCTATTAGGTTTACTTATAAAGATCTTCAGTCGGCAACGAATAACTTCTCTGTCAAGTTAGGTCAAGGAGGGTTTGGATCGGTCTATGAAGGGTCTTTACCTGATGGTTCTCGCTTAGCCGTTAAGAAGCTTGAAGGGATAGGTCAAGGCAAGAAAGAGTTCAGAGCCGAGGTTAGTATCATTGGAAGCATTCATCATCTACATTTGGTGCGGCTTAGAGGGTTCTGCGCAGAAGGAGCTCATAGGCTTCTAGCTTATGAGTTCTTAGCTAAAGGTTCGTTAGAGAGATGGATATTTAGGAGAAGAGATGGAGATATACCGTTGGATTGGGACACACGGTTCAACATCGCGGTCGGAACAGCTAAAGGTTTAGCTTATCTACATGAAGATTGTGACGCAAGAATCATTCATTGTGATATTAAACCTGAGAACATACTATTAGATGATAACTTCAACGCCAAGGTATCTGATTTTGGACTAGCTAAGCTCATGACACGCGAACAGAGCCATGTCTTCACAACAATGCGTGGGACAAGAGGGTACTTGGCTCCTGAATGGATCACAAACTACGCGATCTCGGAGAAGAGCGATGTTTACAGCTACGGGATGGTGTTGCTGGAGCTGATAGGAGGAAGAAAGAACTATGATCCATCAGAGTCATCAGAGAAGTGTCACTTCCCTTCTTATGCTTTTAAGATGATGGAAGAAGGGAAGCTTTTGGAGATTGTTGATGGGAAGATGGAGAACGTTGATGTGGATGATGAGAGAGTTCAAAGGGCGATGAAGACTGCGCTTTGGTGTATACAAGAAGATATGCATTTGAGACCGTCGATGAGCAAAGTTGTTCAGATGCTTGAAGGAGTTTTTCCTGTGGTTCAGCCACCGTCTTCTTCCACTTTGGGCTCGAGGCTTTACTCTAGTTTCTTTAAGTCCATCAGTGAGGAAGGTGGTGGTACGTCATCTGGACCGTCGGATTGTAACAGTGATAATTATATCTCCGCTGTGAGACTCTCCGGTCAGAGATAG
- the LOC108819929 gene encoding putative F-box protein At3g23950, translating into MYLINQIFKEIVRKSKGKKTQRRRRRTEEEDMISVHEELVANILTKLPLGSIIRFKLVCKAWRSLIESDFFRHLLHKGNANSTSPYWSILHTDICLYDSRMDDELELNFPHESHGNNWSFKSMRHHHHMDVDDRSKIRVVSCADGLVLLRHESSNESIRYYIGNPVLSQWTLLPPPPVLPGDRYYDSGLVTRMHNGVILGYKVVRLHKNIQRTDNPNPRTLSFEMYSSDTGEWSYKQVSCPGHNPELVIQYNPITLNGKLYWHAEGMDDGIVVYDFFSDDDDQATSIRLPDRMQRFHPDHSDASRCFDFCMCPCYKMICSTSQGFFVFIEAGRMTGKEEGYNVKVWRLMIKSTDDHSWEWETAWEINMASIGIGFESVPMAINNFDVDIIYLWSLQHRRYVAYNVRTQTKYLGPSNRDGPAANEMYLPCDISACFYPRNTLTQFVLSLQEVPKMFSKCS; encoded by the coding sequence ATGTACCTCATcaatcaaatattcaaagaaatcgtgagaAAATCCAAGggaaaaaaaactcaaagaagaagaagaagaactgaagaagaagatatgattagCGTTCACGAGGAATTAGTGGCAAACATACTCACAAAATTGCCTTTGGGAAGTATCATTAGATTCAAGCTTGTGTGTAAGGCATGGAGATCGCTCATAGAATCTGATTTCTTCCGCCACCTCCTCCACAAAGGTAACGCTAATTCAACCTCTCCTTATTGGTCGATCCTACACACTGATATATGCCTATACGACTCCCGTATGGACGACGAACTGGAACTTAATTTTCCACATGAATCGCATGGTAACAACTGGTCTTTTAAAAGCATGCGACATCATCATCATATGGATGTCGACGATAGAAGTAAAATAAGGGTTGTTTCTTGCGCTGATGGGTTGGTTTTGCTTCGTCACGAGAGCAGCAACGAGAGCATACGTTACTACATTGGTAATCCGGTGTTATCACAATGGACTCTACTCCCTCCTCCTCCAGTTTTGCCGGGAGATCGTTACTACGACTCGGGACTTGTGACTCGAATGCACAATGGTGTCATCTTGGGTTACAAGGTTGTTCGGCTCCATAAAAATATACAACGCACTGATAATCCTAATCCCCGAACCTTGAGTTTTGAGATGTACTCGTCGGATACGGGTGAATGGAGTTACAAACAGGTCTCATGTCCTGGTCATAACCCAGAGCTCGTGATCCAATACAATCCCATTACTTTGAATGGGAAACTTTACTGGCATGCCGAAGGCATGGACGACGGCATTGTTGTCTATGATTTCTTCTCCGATGATGATGATCAAGCTACGTCCATACGGTTACCCGACAGAATGCAAAGATTTCATCCTGATCATTCTGACGCTTCAAGGTGTTTTGATTTTTGCATGTGTCCTTGCTATAAGATGATATGCAGCACCTCTCAGGGATTTTTCGTGTTTATCGAAGCTGGGCGGATGACGGGCAAGGAGGAGGGTTACAATGTAAAGGTTTGGCGGCTGATGATCAAGAGTACTGATGATCATTCTTGGGAATGGGAAACGGCTTGGGAAATCAACATGGCGTCTATCGGGATTGGCTTTGAGTCTGTTCCGATGGCCATCAATAACTTCGATGTTGACATCATCTACCTATGGAGCTTACAACACAGACGTTACGTTGCATATAATGTTCGGACACAAACAAAATATCTAGGCCCTAGCAACCGTGATGGTCCCGCCGCCAACGAGATGTACTTGCCTTGTGACATATCAGCGTGCTTTTACCCACGTAATACTCTTACACAATTTGTGCTTTCCTTGCAAGAGGTTCCCAAGATGTTTAGCAAATGTTCATAA
- the LOC108822579 gene encoding protein WVD2-like 5 isoform X1, whose product MDAEVILVADGAEPALVNGGLTMENGVTSCETMDTTSESQNENSGDSSTLDATEHSKEVAAAGKGTQVESVDEPKSIKGQKAQRKLKHEKLLSGKNVPSVHIKMKRENKGADAKVEVASNGSVAPNAHTTKSLKSTSVNGREAELTEHGKQESAPAESATGDKVKAKPQKKQVHETSDDDTQSSSNSPQADDGKPRKVGALPNYGFSFKCDQRAEKRREFYVKLEEKTHAKEEEINNMQAKSKEAQEAELRKLRKSLNFKATPMPSFYQDPQPPKTELKKIPPTRPKSPKLGRKKTDSEETQTPRLGRLSLDEKASKGNSTSKGIVPTFDHKKQPLRKSLPRLPSQKTALPDGKAATTSAKVKPERKRPGKDAETSNQSSHLTEEEAQVTVASSNANAEGSDEIVSPRIDEERAESIEVSEAVAVEH is encoded by the exons ATGGATGCTGAAGTTATCTTAGTTGCTGATGGGGCTGAACCTGCTCTTGTAAATGGTGGTTTAACAATGGAAAATGGTGTTACTTCTTGCGAAACCATGGATACTACTTCAGAAAGTCAGAATGAGAATTCAGGAGATAGTTCCACTTTGGATGCAACTGAACACTCCAAAGAGGTTGCAGCTGCG GGTAAGGGTACACAAGTTGAAAGTGTAGATGAACCGAAGAGTATTAAAGGCCAAAAGGCTCAACGGAAGCTGAAGCATGAGAAACTCTTAAGTGGTAAAAATGTTCCATCGGTTCATATCAAAATGAAGAGAGAGAACAAAGGTGCAGATGCTAAAGTGGAAGTAGCATCAAATGGTTCGGTTGCTCCTAATGCTCACACAACAAAGTCTTTAAAGAGCACATCAGTCAATGGTAGAGAAGCTGAACTCACTGAG CATGGAAAGCAAGAATCTGCACCTGCTGAAAGCGCCACAGG GGACAAGGTGAAAGCAAAGCCTCAGAAGAAACAAGTCCATGAAACATCTGACGATGATACTCAGTCTTCTTCTAA TAGCCCGCAAGCAGACGATGGCAAACCTCGAAAAGTTGGTGCACTTCCAAATTATGGGTTCAGTTTCAAATGTGACCAACGTGctgaaaagagaagagag TTCTATGTTAAGCTTGAGGAAAAGACTCACGCGAAAGAAGAGGAGATTAATAACATGCAAGCCAAGTCCAAG GAAGCACAAGAAGCTGAGCTTAGGAAGCTAAGAAAGAGCTTGAACTTCAAAGCCACACCTATGCCTAGCTTTTATCAAGATCCTCAGCCTCCTAAAACAGAGTTAAAGAAG ATACCACCAACAAGACCAAAATCTCCAAAACTTGGACGAAAGAAGACTGATTCTGAAGAAACTCAAACTCCTCGCTTAGGTAGACTGAGCCTAGATGAGAAAGCTTCTAAAGGTAACTCAACTTCCAAGGGTATTGTGCCAACATTTGATCACAAGAAGCAACCGTTGCGCAAGTCGCTTCCAAGATTGCCATCTCAGAAAACAGCTCTCCCCGATGGAAAAGCCGCAACAACATCAGCAAAGGTGAAACCTGAAAGAAAGAGACCTGGAAAAGATGCAGAAACTTCAAACCAGTCTTCCCATCTCACAGAAGAGGAAGCACAAGTGACTGTAGCATCTTCTAATGCTAATGCAGAAGGCTCAGATGAGATTGTATCTCCAAGGATAGATGAAGAAAGAGCTGAGTCCATTGAGGTATCTGAAGCGGTTGCTGTTGAGCACTGA
- the LOC108822581 gene encoding uncharacterized protein LOC108822581 isoform X1: MCSCSSFFIKTQTQFSKTSCSSFFQFLAAYFQALSICFMESLKSKCKTLINSINCFGYRKSGRSLVVEVDELSKGLKIQRKVVKKDGGSSDGFWSTSTCDMEHNVTIRSQSSNPPFDPRFSTSNSTQFVNHGLAQWNQTRQQWRECRTSQQCRVSEPAISWDSTYDSLLSTNKPFPRPIPLQVVYFLLKSQDTTYVNCNTRLFRLLSS; encoded by the exons ATGTGTTCTTGTTCTTCCTTCTTcataaaaacacaaacacaatTTAGTAAGACAAGTTGTTCCTCGTTCTTCCAATTCCTCGCAGCTTACTTCCAAGCTCTCTCTATTTGCTTCATGGAGTCTCTAAAATCAAAATGCAAAACTCTCATCAAT AGCATAAACTGTTTTGGATACCGAAAAAGTGGAAGATCTTTAGTTGTGGAAGTCGATGAGCTATCAAAGGGGCTCAAGATCCAAAGGAAGGTTGTGAAAAAAGATGGTGGTTCATCAGACGGTTTCTGGAGCACAAGTACATGTGATATGGAGCACAATGTCACGATTCGATCACAATCTTCAAACCCGCCTTTTGATCCCCGGTTCAGCACAAGCAACTCTACCCAATTCGTAAACCATG GGCTTGCTCAATGGAACCAAACAAGACAACAATGGCGTGAATGCAGAACCAGCCAACAATGTCGAGTTTCGGAACCTGCAATAAG CTGGGACTCGACATATGACAGCTTATTGAGCACAAACAAGCCTTTTCCTCGACCGATACCTCTTCAGGTGGTTTATTTCCTGCTTAAGAGTCAAGACACTACATATGTTAACTGTAATACAAGATTGTTTAGATTACTTTCATCTTAG
- the LOC108822579 gene encoding protein WVD2-like 5 isoform X3: protein MDAEVILVADGAEPALVNGGLTMENGVTSCETMDTTSESQNENSGDSSTLDATEHSKEVAAAGTQVESVDEPKSIKGQKAQRKLKHEKLLSGKNVPSVHIKMKRENKGADAKVEVASNGSVAPNAHTTKSLKSTSVNGREAELTEHGKQESAPAESATGDKVKAKPQKKQVHETSDDDTQSSSNSPQADDGKPRKVGALPNYGFSFKCDQRAEKRREFYVKLEEKTHAKEEEINNMQAKSKEAQEAELRKLRKSLNFKATPMPSFYQDPQPPKTELKKIPPTRPKSPKLGRKKTDSEETQTPRLGRLSLDEKASKGNSTSKGIVPTFDHKKQPLRKSLPRLPSQKTALPDGKAATTSAKVKPERKRPGKDAETSNQSSHLTEEEAQVTVASSNANAEGSDEIVSPRIDEERAESIEVSEAVAVEH from the exons ATGGATGCTGAAGTTATCTTAGTTGCTGATGGGGCTGAACCTGCTCTTGTAAATGGTGGTTTAACAATGGAAAATGGTGTTACTTCTTGCGAAACCATGGATACTACTTCAGAAAGTCAGAATGAGAATTCAGGAGATAGTTCCACTTTGGATGCAACTGAACACTCCAAAGAGGTTGCAGCTGCG GGTACACAAGTTGAAAGTGTAGATGAACCGAAGAGTATTAAAGGCCAAAAGGCTCAACGGAAGCTGAAGCATGAGAAACTCTTAAGTGGTAAAAATGTTCCATCGGTTCATATCAAAATGAAGAGAGAGAACAAAGGTGCAGATGCTAAAGTGGAAGTAGCATCAAATGGTTCGGTTGCTCCTAATGCTCACACAACAAAGTCTTTAAAGAGCACATCAGTCAATGGTAGAGAAGCTGAACTCACTGAG CATGGAAAGCAAGAATCTGCACCTGCTGAAAGCGCCACAGG GGACAAGGTGAAAGCAAAGCCTCAGAAGAAACAAGTCCATGAAACATCTGACGATGATACTCAGTCTTCTTCTAA TAGCCCGCAAGCAGACGATGGCAAACCTCGAAAAGTTGGTGCACTTCCAAATTATGGGTTCAGTTTCAAATGTGACCAACGTGctgaaaagagaagagag TTCTATGTTAAGCTTGAGGAAAAGACTCACGCGAAAGAAGAGGAGATTAATAACATGCAAGCCAAGTCCAAG GAAGCACAAGAAGCTGAGCTTAGGAAGCTAAGAAAGAGCTTGAACTTCAAAGCCACACCTATGCCTAGCTTTTATCAAGATCCTCAGCCTCCTAAAACAGAGTTAAAGAAG ATACCACCAACAAGACCAAAATCTCCAAAACTTGGACGAAAGAAGACTGATTCTGAAGAAACTCAAACTCCTCGCTTAGGTAGACTGAGCCTAGATGAGAAAGCTTCTAAAGGTAACTCAACTTCCAAGGGTATTGTGCCAACATTTGATCACAAGAAGCAACCGTTGCGCAAGTCGCTTCCAAGATTGCCATCTCAGAAAACAGCTCTCCCCGATGGAAAAGCCGCAACAACATCAGCAAAGGTGAAACCTGAAAGAAAGAGACCTGGAAAAGATGCAGAAACTTCAAACCAGTCTTCCCATCTCACAGAAGAGGAAGCACAAGTGACTGTAGCATCTTCTAATGCTAATGCAGAAGGCTCAGATGAGATTGTATCTCCAAGGATAGATGAAGAAAGAGCTGAGTCCATTGAGGTATCTGAAGCGGTTGCTGTTGAGCACTGA
- the LOC108822581 gene encoding uncharacterized protein LOC108822581 isoform X2 → MCSCSSFFIKTQTQFSKTSCSSFFQFLAAYFQALSICFMESLKSKCKTLINSINCFGYRKSGRSLVVEVDELSKGLKIQRKVVKKDGGSSDGFWSTSTCDMEHNVTIRSQSSNPPFDPRFSTSNSTQFVNHGLAQWNQTRQQWRECRTSQQCRVSEPAISWDSTYDSLLSTNKPFPRPIPLQDMVHFLVDIWEEEGLHM, encoded by the exons ATGTGTTCTTGTTCTTCCTTCTTcataaaaacacaaacacaatTTAGTAAGACAAGTTGTTCCTCGTTCTTCCAATTCCTCGCAGCTTACTTCCAAGCTCTCTCTATTTGCTTCATGGAGTCTCTAAAATCAAAATGCAAAACTCTCATCAAT AGCATAAACTGTTTTGGATACCGAAAAAGTGGAAGATCTTTAGTTGTGGAAGTCGATGAGCTATCAAAGGGGCTCAAGATCCAAAGGAAGGTTGTGAAAAAAGATGGTGGTTCATCAGACGGTTTCTGGAGCACAAGTACATGTGATATGGAGCACAATGTCACGATTCGATCACAATCTTCAAACCCGCCTTTTGATCCCCGGTTCAGCACAAGCAACTCTACCCAATTCGTAAACCATG GGCTTGCTCAATGGAACCAAACAAGACAACAATGGCGTGAATGCAGAACCAGCCAACAATGTCGAGTTTCGGAACCTGCAATAAG CTGGGACTCGACATATGACAGCTTATTGAGCACAAACAAGCCTTTTCCTCGACCGATACCTCTTCAG GATATGGTGCATTTTCTTGTTGACATTTGGGAGGAAGAAGGCTTGCACATGTGA